The Paenibacillus sp. JQZ6Y-1 sequence ATAACACGATACATATGAATAAAAGAGCAATCCAACAGATCAGCAGCAAAAATAAGCGAGATACAAAATGGTATGCAATTCGATTTCTTAATCGGGTCATAGGTTTGTTCCATTCTGAGGAATATCAAGAATGTAGCCAAGACCTCGAACCGTTTTTAGATATACAGGCTGACTCGGATTGTCTTCAATCTTCTCGCGCAAGCGTCTCATATGCACCATAACTGTGCTATCGCCGCCGTAATATTCGCCCCACACTTCACGGTATAGTTTCTGCTTGCTGATGAGCTGATTCGGTCGATGGCAAAAATATAACAACAGCTTGAACTCCTGCGCTGGACACTCCACTTGCTGTCCGTTCACGATCAGCTTACCGCTATGCTCCTCAACTTTAAAATGACCATAATCAAAGGTGACAGGTGCTTCCTGCTTGTATGTAACCATTCCCGAACGCTTCAAATGTGCCTTAATTCGCGCAGCAACTTCGAGTTGATTAAACGGTTTGGTAATATAGTCATCCCCGCCAAAGCTGAATCCTTGCAGCTTGTCGAGATCGGAATTCTTGGCAGTCAAAAATAAAACAGGTGCATCGGTGAACGAGCGAATCCGGTTGCACAATGTGAAGCCGTCCATATCCGGTAGCATCACATCCAGAACGATTAACTGCGGCGCTTGCTGCTGCACCAGACGGATCGCTTGCTGTCCGTCAGAAGCAAACAATATATGCTGAAAGCCTTCTTTTTCCAGCGTGATCTTGATTAATTCCAAAATATGCGGATCATCATCCACAATCAAAAGATACGGTTGATTCATACCTGTATCCCTTCCTTTCCCACTTAAAGATATTTTTTTACTTTTTTACATTATATTCAACTTGTTGGTTTTATGGCGAATGCGTCTCTTCCTCCGCCTTGTCTCCACCTTCATAAAATCTTGATCTACTTGCATAGCTTCGAGCTTCTTATCTAGCTTACCCATAATGTTTGGAACATCTGCACTAATTCCACCTTTACCAACACTACGCATCTTCTCTAACAACTTCTCAATTTCTCGGTATTCCTGCATTTCCCGATCTCGTGCTGAATTCTATTTTTTACATACGTTGAATAGCATGGCAATCATCCTCTCAGTTTTAATGTAAACGCAAAAAAGCCGATTCTCGCATAGTAAATCTATGCAAAAATCGGCTTTAAAATACGTTTATTCGGTTTTTAATCAGAACTTCCTTTTGAAGAGCCTTTCGGTACTCTTTTCCTTGTCTCCGGCAAAACGGGAGTGACGGACAACTTCTTTTAGCCTTCTTTTACCTCACTCTTCCTCATCTTTCGATAAGTCAGCAGGACCGAGGGGTATTACACATTATTCCGTATCTCCAGCAAATGGAGGTGTCGGGATGGAGCTAAATTACAATTTTATTATAGCTTTACTCGTCAAAAGTAGCAATATAATAAATATTTTAAATCTATAAATCAATTTTTCATATTTATAGAAAAAATCATACGTACTTTATTATTAAAATAAAATATACAAATTGATTAAACCATAAAGCTAGTTTGATCTTTAGATCAAATCTTCTTTAAATTAAGTTCATTTAACGTTTTTTTTATTTTATGTATATTTTTGGTATAATGAATAGAATAATATTTATTGTTATTTCATCTTAAATTAGCTTAGGGAGGAACCCGAATATGAATTTTTCAAAGTTTGTATTAATGCTGGCTGTTTTAACTCTATTATTTTCTGGATGCTCTGAAAAAGAAAAGGTAGTAGATAATCAAGCTCAAGCATTCAAAGTATTACAAACTGCTTTATTAGACACTAATAGTATTTTCGAGCAAACTACCACTCAACAAAATAATGCAGTCCCCATTTTAAATCCTCATTATGGATCTGATTTGAATAAGGTTGAGACTAAATTGAATCAAAATTTCGATCAGAAAATTACTAAAGAATTAATGGAGCACTATTTGACAACACAAAAGAAAAATGAATCTATTGTTTTAAAAGCTAACGAGAATGGAGCTGTGGATTCATATTTTCAGATACACAATCCGACAAAACTAAATCTTAGTGACTTTATTATAGAAGGTGATTCAAAACTGTATAAATTCACCACTAAAAATCATCATACATTTACTATCAAATGGATTGATTCAAAAACTGGATATAAGGTGACTGATTATATTTAAATTATATGAGATAAACTTAATCAAATTTCTTTATAAATACAATACAGTTTGCTTACAACGTTCAGTGTAATGGAAATTCTGCACTTAATATAAAAGCACCTTCTAGCCTGTATGCTCAAATTTGAATTGAGCCAAGGATTCTAGAAGGTGTTTTTTATTTTTATTACATTAGCATTTTAAACTCTTTATTTAGATCAATTGTATACATTACCTGCGCCGTTTACAGGTGCAGTGTTTCTATTAGTGTATTGTAAGGATAGGCTCACACTTGTAGGTACATTACTGAATGACTCATAAATCCAAGTTCTTGAATCACTTTGTTTAGCATCTTTATAAATATCAAGTGCACTTACCTTAGTGTATCCACCAGTTGCAGTTACACGATCCAATTGATATATGATCCAAGCTGTATTGGCAAGAGTAGAAGTTTGCCATCCCTTTATAGTAGTACCGGTATTATAAGGAGCCGTAAAAAAGGATGGATATCTTTGATTTTCTTTAGAAGCTAAAGAGAATGAATAGCCAACAATACTTGTTGCTGTTTTAATTGATTTTTTCGGTTGAGGATCAAACATATCTTTAGACAAGTTAGGCTTAGTCACTAATATATTGTTATTCTCAGCAAGTTTCGTTGATTCGGAGGCTACACTATTAGAATTAGAAGATACCGTTAATTCTTGGATTTTAGGTTCGTAATTGATATTTTCCAGAACAACTACCCAGTCCCCATTTTCTTTAATTACAGGAACTTCATAAGCAGGAATTTTCCCCAAGTCATCAAAAACTTGGCTAACTTCTGCTTCGTATTGATTGTCGCTTACTTTACGGATTCCTTCTATTTCGAAACTTACCAATCTAGAATTTTCTTGATAATCTGCAAATAAAGACTTTATTTGACTCGCTTGTGCCTCTTTAGAATCATAAACAAGATCCTTAGAATACTTTAAATATTGTTCTGCATTGAGATCATGTGCCGCTTGGTAAAATTGTTCAACTGCATATTTTGCCTCTTTCTCTGAATCATTCTGTGTACTAGCAGCATGAACAGACGGTACGGCTGTCCATAACATAGTTGCCGCCAATGCAATAACTCCAATTTTTTTCATTTTGAATCTCCTTTTTGTTATATTTATGTATTACATAAATAAATTTATCACATATTGAAAAAAAAGTAAAATATACAACTATATTGTATAGATTACATATTTATTATTTTTGGACCACTTTAATTATTATAAAATGCGACTATCTTCTATTACATTAGATAGTCGCATTTTATAATAATTAAAATTTCGTTTTCTTAGCAAATCCTATTGGTAATCAATCATTTTTGCATACGATAAAATCACGTTTTAAGATTAAGCTTTTCTAATTAGCAGTTGACAATGCTGGTTTCCCTCTTGTAAGGTATTGCGTTTCAATATATTTACTTCATCACCGCTCATGTTTATTTTGATTATCTGTTTAAGATTTTTGATTTGTTCTTCGGGCAACTTACTATCAATTACTAACTGAAGTAGAAAAAAATAAGAGTCTTCATACTATTTCAAGTTTTTTCGAGCTATTATTTGATCGTCTGAGAATTTCGTTATTTTATTAATTTTATTTATATTATACAACCATTTATGGAAAATATTATCTGTATAATTACGATACGCTAATTTAATTTTTCATCCAAGCTATTTTTCAACTTAACCAAATCATTCACTGTGGCTGAAATAAGTTGATAATTCATCCATTCTTGCTATATCTGTAATTGATCGGCAGAACGAGCCGTTTCTTCGCGTTGCATCTTTAATTCTTCTGCTTGCAGTTCAAGGGCTTCTCTTTGAAGAATTAATTCATCAGTTTGCATCTAAATTGACTTTCGTTTTTCTTGCAGTTCTTGTCTTTAAACTGTGATCGTATAGATAAGTCCAGCAAATGCTAATCCAGAAAATAAAGAGTTGACTGCTCCAAACATATCTCCGAACGTTCCGCGATAATCTACATTTATATATGTATTAATATACCAGCTTGATCCCAACCAAAGAGCAGTAACTACACCAATAATAAATAGTATGATAATTGCTGATATTATTTTGCATTTTGGTTCTGTTATCACTATATTCACCACCTATTATAAAACTTATTTACAAATATATTACATTTAAAAAAATAACTTCAATGTTATACTCACTTTCTTTATACCTTTAATCTACAAGCTTAAAATAAAAAGCGAGTGTTTTCTATTGAGAAAACACTCGCTAATTCTCTTGTTCTTAATGCTACTTTCATTAGATTACTTTGCGTAAAGCTGCTGTGCCATTGCTGAAAATGTAACATCAATAAAATGGCCGTTTCGTAGCAGCAACTTTTCTACGCCGGGTATCGTTTCATTTTGGCTTAAAATGTTAAGAAGGAGGTCGTATTTAAACCTTTGATCGGGAGTCAGCTCATCGCGATGTTCCACAAGAAATAGCCGTTTCGCTTCTATTTTCGGAACTGGATCAGTATCTGAAGCCAAGCTTTGGGTAGTGTAGCGGCATTGTTCTTGTTCTTTAATTGCAACTCAGCTTCCCTCCACTGCATCACGGTATACCCTGCAATCGGTTCCTGCACTGATTGCTGAAGATAATCCAAAATCTCTGATCGGCGCGTGTCACTGAGCGTGCGGCTTGTAAAGATGTACTCAGCACCAACATACGCTTTTCCTTCCCACACATACCCCACGTCAGGATGCTGCGTGCTTTGAGTGCTTTTCATC is a genomic window containing:
- a CDS encoding response regulator transcription factor, with amino-acid sequence MNQPYLLIVDDDPHILELIKITLEKEGFQHILFASDGQQAIRLVQQQAPQLIVLDVMLPDMDGFTLCNRIRSFTDAPVLFLTAKNSDLDKLQGFSFGGDDYITKPFNQLEVAARIKAHLKRSGMVTYKQEAPVTFDYGHFKVEEHSGKLIVNGQQVECPAQEFKLLLYFCHRPNQLISKQKLYREVWGEYYGGDSTVMVHMRRLREKIEDNPSQPVYLKTVRGLGYILDIPQNGTNL
- a CDS encoding LPD29 domain-containing protein, with the translated sequence MRIYEKPSATAKKVRQVLRKKFPDQRFRVYTSSNAVRIEWQDGPSVHDVESQVSWMKSTQSTQHPDVGYVWEGKAYVGAEYIFTSRTLSDTRRSEILDYLQQSVQEPIAGYTVMQWREAELQLKNKNNAATLPKAWLQILIQFRK